CAAAATTCGTTCCTGCACCAAAGCCCAGGCCCTTTAGTGCGGCATTTGGAATGACGTATTTCATCCAGAGACCTCCCATGTGTTTAGGTGCATTGGCTAGTGGCATCCCTACTTCTGACGCGATGGAAGACGCTTTTACCTCGGTATGGTTAAAGCTATAGTTGGCCATCACCTGAAACTCCCTGGTTATCTGTCCCCGAAAATCCAGTTCTACTCCGCGGGAAATCACCTCCCCAGACTGTCTGTAGACAGGGAAGCCACTATCGCTAATTTCACCGGAGGCAATCATCATATTCTGCCGGGAGATATGAAATAAAGAGAGCTCGGTCTGCAATTGGTTATCAAAAAAACCTGTCTTCAAACCGGTCTCCACTTGGAAGCTGCGCTCCGCACCAAATGGCCTGTCTGCGCCGTATTGTTCATAATTGTGGATAAAATCAGCCCCTACCGGAACATAACCCTGTGAATAGCTGGCAAAGTAATTCATTTGGTGATTGATCTGATAGGTCAAACCAAACCGTGGCAACCAGCTATGCTGGGTTGTTTCATACGATTGTGCTAAATCTGCACTGCTGGAGCGATAGTATTCATGACGTAACCCCATGATAAGATGCAAACGGCTGCCAATTGTCATCTGATCTTGCAGATAAAAACCATAACTTCTATAAGGATTGAGGAAGGGGAATTCGGCTTGATCCAGCCATAGGTAGGAACCTACATCGATAACGTCCCGAACAGGCTTTTCCAGATCAATGGTCAAAGGCACCTCTTCTCCATCGAGCATACGACGCCTCGCCTCACGCTGCACATTGTTTCTATCGCCTCCATATTGTGCATAATCCACACCAAAAACCAAACGATGGTCATGCCCCGGCCTTCTAAAATTATAACTGAGGTAACTGACCAAGTTATCCGTGTAGTCCTTAACATTTTTCGAAAGGAAGCGCATGTTCATGATCGTGTTTTGCGGCGGATTCGCAAAGGTATTGAGTGTACGGAACTCATTCAAATCCTCACTATAGATCGATTTCATATAGTTCACATGTATAGATAGGTCATGGGTAATATGCTGCGAGAACCGGGTCGAGAACGACAAGAACTTTGAGCGATAAAAATCTGTAGGTTGATTTACATTGAAGGCCCTATCCTGTGCATAGAAATCGTTATTTCGGATAACAAGGCCTCTATCAAGAAAACCATCAAAATCGTCATAGGTCAAGTCCACATCAATTTGGGTACCCTCAGCCGGACGAAATGTAAATGATGGAGCCACCAATATGTTCTTCCGCTGGTTGTTATCCCGAAAGGTACGCGAGTTTTCATAAGCGATGTTGAGTCGGTACAAAAACTTCTTATCCTGATCCAATGGGCCGCCCATATCCAGTGTGGAGCGTAGCGTTTGAAAGCTTCCCACCGCAAAGCCAATACTGGTTTTCTGTTCTTCAAGTGGCCTTTTCGTAACGAGGTTAACCGTGCCACCCGGTACAATATCCCCAAAGAGCGATGCCCCCGGCCCTTTCAGCACTTCTATACTTTCTAAGTTCGCTGTCATGGGCGTACGCCAGAAACTGGTACCGTAGCCATAAGCGGAACGCATACCGTTCACGAGCCTTAAGCCGCTGGTGTAACCGCTATTGAACCCACGTATCGTTAAATCATCATAGGCGGAAGCTTGATTGACCCCCGCCAAATCCTGTACCATGTCGGTAATGACAAAAGCCTGTCTATCCTCCATAAATTCCCTACTCACCAATGATACCGATTGTGGCAGGTCTTTTAGGATACCCGAAAACTTTCCGCCTAATTCGGCTGTATTGACTAAATAGGAATTATTCCGCCTACCAGTAACCAACACTTCCTCCAACGCAACATCGGCAGGTGCAAGTTGGATTGACAAACCCTCAGAAGCAGAAAAGCTGCTATCCAGTCCTATTGTTTGCTCGGCATAACCAACGGCAGTTACCCTTATTGTCGCGGGTAGCTGTACCTTTTCGGAAAATGAAAAATAACCGTTTGTGCTCGTTTGCGTGACGTATTGATCAACTCTCAGTGTTACGGCAGAGAGACCATTACCTTGGCTACCGGTAACCCGACCGGTTAAAGAAACCGTCTGGGCATAGGCACCAACAATAGAAAGCAGCAAGAAAACGACTGTAGAAAAAATTCTCATAATTGATTGTTTTCAGTAAAAAAATTCACTGTATTTCTCCTTATCACTTTTGTTTTATCAATCACCATATGGAAGGTCTCAAAACCAGACTCTTCACAACACATAACCAGGTCAAATCCCTGCTTCAACCAAAAGTTGTATGCACCCTCCAAAAAAGGATGTGTATGCAAATACAGCAGTTCAACTCCTTGTCTATGCCCTGTCTTTTTCAACTCTTGCACCAATTGTGTACCCAGTCCAAGTTTCCGATAAGCAGGTTCTACAAAGAGTCGAGCCACCTCCACAATCTTGTTTCCTGTAAAAGACCAGTATGGGAACCGGTGATCGTACGCCATCATTCCAATCGTACCGATAAGATTCCCTTGCGACGTACGTGCCTGAAGAAATGTACCTATAGAGGTATCCACATAGGTCGAAGAAAACGTCTGCAAATCTTTCGGCATAACCTCATGATTGAGCATCGGAAACAGTTCTTTTCGGGTTTCCAATACGTAAGCGACTACTTCCTCTCGGTCGCGGTCGCCTACCGGTAATATTTTTATATCATTCATCATCGCTGCTTTAGCTTAGGGATTATCAATGTTCGCCCTTCATGGTGGAGGCTGGTTAAAGCCACATGATATGTCTTTTCTAAGGTAGACAACAGGCCTTCCTCCTCTTTTTCTTCCAACGGATGCAGCTTTTTGTCCCGCATCACATAAAATCGGTCGCCATACAGAAACGCCAGGTTAGGATCGTGCATCACGCATACCACGGTAGTCCCCGCTTTTACCAGACGTTTAAGGTGTTCCAGCACCGCTACCTGATAATGTAAATCGAGATGGTTGGTTGGTTCATCCAGCAATAAAACATCAGGTTGCTGTACCAAAATACGGCATAGTAATACCAGCTGCCGTTCGCCCCCCGAAAGAGAAGTGTATGGTTTATCCCTTAAATGCCATAACTGAAACGCTTGCAGGCTTTCTTCCACCAAATCAAAATCTAGCCGACGGGGCGCAAATCTGGAAAACGCGGCGCGTCCAGTCAAGACCACATCAAAAACGGTAAATGGAAAAGTCGTTTGATGAAACTGTGTCATGAAGCCAATCCGAACGCTACTTTCCTTCCCGGCTTTGATATGCTTGCGTTCTTTACCGTCAAACCACACTTCGCCGGTATATTGACGCTCCATGCCCGACAAGATATTGAAAAGTGTCGATTTCCCGCTGCCGTTTCTGCCGAGAATAACCGTCAATTCCTCCGCATAGAAATTAGCTTTTAGTTCAGCGAGCACTTGCTGCTTACCAAAAGAAAAAGATAGGCTGTTAATCTGTATCAATTCTGTCATGCGTTCCAGTTTACAGCATTTCTACGCATCAGATAAATAAATAGAGGCGCACCCAATATCATAGTAAATACACCTACCGGAATTTCAAAGGGCATCACAGCCCGGGAAAAGTTGTCAATCAACAGCAGAAATGTTCCACCGATACTCATGTTGGCAAAAACACCGATCTGATTATTCGGCCCAAAAATAATACGGCTAATATGCGGTACAATCAGCCCGAATAAGCTGATCATGCCGGCCGAGGCAACAGCCGAAGCCGTAATCATCGTGGCCAGCCCCACTACGATAAACTTTATATTTCTGGGGTTGACTCCTACAGCCATCGCTTCCTGATCACCCAGCGCCAATAAATTAAGCTTCCAACGGAAGGCTGCAGTGGCCAACAATCCACCTACGATCGGTAAAAAGGCGGTATGCACCTTATCCCAGGAGGCCGTGTGTAGATTGCCCATAGTCCACTGCACAATGGCCTGTAACTTGTATGGATCACTCAAATATTGTAGTATGGTCAGGAATGCCGTAAAAACTCCCGTGATAATCATTCCAGACAACACCATCGTCACCAACGACGTCCTTACACCCGAATAGGAAACGAGATAGGTAATACCCACCGCTATCATACCAAATATAAAAGCCGATAGATTAATCGGGATCAGCGGCACCAGCATAGACAATGCGGCCCCAAAAGCCGCCCCCGAAGATATACCCAACGAAAAGGGATCTACAATTGGATTTCTGAAGATAGCCTGTAACACCCCACCCGAAACGGCCAGGGCCGCACCGACCAAAAAAGTCAGCAGGATACGTGGCAGGCGTACCTGCCAAAGGATAATTTCTATGTCAGACTTGGCTACACCCAGCTCTTCTCCCCAAAAACGCCGCACAGCTGTTAAGGTATATCCGGCCAAATCCGATAGACCTACATAACTCGTACTCCCCAATGAAAGCGAAAAGAATAGTACAACAACCGGCACAACAATAAGCAAAAGGATTTTTAAACGCCTATACACCTGCATCTATTATGCCTCCCGATTTCTCCTGTTGTACAGTTTGTCCAAGCTTTCCTGGATTTCGATCTCCAATTGTTCGGCGCCTTCCTCCGGATAACACCAATACCGCAGCTGTTTAGCGAAAAGCATAAACTTAATCGTGTGCGGATCAAAATTAAAGGTAGGCGATAAAACATACACCTGCTTATTCGCCACAGCCGGAAGGGACTCCAATTCCTTTAAACGATAGACGTCTTCCAGCTTCGAGTTCCACAAGACGATAATATCCGGGTTCCATTTGTAAAGCATTTCCGCTCCGATATTGGGCGATTCCATGGTTAACGGACAAGCATTCTCGGCACCGGCCGCCTCGATGGAAAGATCCATAAGTGAACCCTTGCCTGAAGTAGACAGGATACGCCCTTTGGACCATGCATAGTACACCTTTTTACGCGTCTCCGCTGCTGGTCTGATCATTTTGGCCAAATCTTTTTCCACAAAGGAAATCAGTTCCTCTGCTCTATCACTTTTGTCCAATAGCATCGCCACGCCACGTAGTTCCCTGTAAATACTTTCCTTATTTTTACTCGAAACAGCATAAACCGGGATATTCAGCCCTTCCAACTGGGTGATGGTTTCCTTATCCTGCTCATAAACGATGGCCAAATCCGGCCCCAATCCAATAATGGATTCCACATTGTTCGCACGCCCCCCAAAGGTGGGGGCAGCTATCGACTTACGCGCTATGCGTTCGTCCAACTTAGAAAAAAAGGCATATGATGATTCATTTTGATAAACCTGTTCAGGAATCCCAATAATACGATTATTGGCTTCCAACATAAATAATTCATCAACCATGGGCTCAAACAACACAACTACACGTCGCGCTGGTTCGGCGAGCTGAATAG
This Olivibacter sp. SDN3 DNA region includes the following protein-coding sequences:
- a CDS encoding TonB-dependent receptor — its product is MRIFSTVVFLLLSIVGAYAQTVSLTGRVTGSQGNGLSAVTLRVDQYVTQTSTNGYFSFSEKVQLPATIRVTAVGYAEQTIGLDSSFSASEGLSIQLAPADVALEEVLVTGRRNNSYLVNTAELGGKFSGILKDLPQSVSLVSREFMEDRQAFVITDMVQDLAGVNQASAYDDLTIRGFNSGYTSGLRLVNGMRSAYGYGTSFWRTPMTANLESIEVLKGPGASLFGDIVPGGTVNLVTKRPLEEQKTSIGFAVGSFQTLRSTLDMGGPLDQDKKFLYRLNIAYENSRTFRDNNQRKNILVAPSFTFRPAEGTQIDVDLTYDDFDGFLDRGLVIRNNDFYAQDRAFNVNQPTDFYRSKFLSFSTRFSQHITHDLSIHVNYMKSIYSEDLNEFRTLNTFANPPQNTIMNMRFLSKNVKDYTDNLVSYLSYNFRRPGHDHRLVFGVDYAQYGGDRNNVQREARRRMLDGEEVPLTIDLEKPVRDVIDVGSYLWLDQAEFPFLNPYRSYGFYLQDQMTIGSRLHLIMGLRHEYYRSSSADLAQSYETTQHSWLPRFGLTYQINHQMNYFASYSQGYVPVGADFIHNYEQYGADRPFGAERSFQVETGLKTGFFDNQLQTELSLFHISRQNMMIASGEISDSGFPVYRQSGEVISRGVELDFRGQITREFQVMANYSFNHTEVKASSIASEVGMPLANAPKHMGGLWMKYVIPNAALKGLGFGAGTNFVSGRRMENPVTEDADGNQLWDEWPAYQVWNAAVYYYLRGVRLTLNLNNITDKYYYLGGFDYTRGFVGTPRNVMLSMGFSF
- a CDS encoding GNAT family N-acetyltransferase, which codes for MMNDIKILPVGDRDREEVVAYVLETRKELFPMLNHEVMPKDLQTFSSTYVDTSIGTFLQARTSQGNLIGTIGMMAYDHRFPYWSFTGNKIVEVARLFVEPAYRKLGLGTQLVQELKKTGHRQGVELLYLHTHPFLEGAYNFWLKQGFDLVMCCEESGFETFHMVIDKTKVIRRNTVNFFTENNQL
- a CDS encoding ABC transporter ATP-binding protein, whose protein sequence is MTELIQINSLSFSFGKQQVLAELKANFYAEELTVILGRNGSGKSTLFNILSGMERQYTGEVWFDGKERKHIKAGKESSVRIGFMTQFHQTTFPFTVFDVVLTGRAAFSRFAPRRLDFDLVEESLQAFQLWHLRDKPYTSLSGGERQLVLLCRILVQQPDVLLLDEPTNHLDLHYQVAVLEHLKRLVKAGTTVVCVMHDPNLAFLYGDRFYVMRDKKLHPLEEKEEEGLLSTLEKTYHVALTSLHHEGRTLIIPKLKQR
- a CDS encoding iron ABC transporter permease, with protein sequence MQVYRRLKILLLIVVPVVVLFFSLSLGSTSYVGLSDLAGYTLTAVRRFWGEELGVAKSDIEIILWQVRLPRILLTFLVGAALAVSGGVLQAIFRNPIVDPFSLGISSGAAFGAALSMLVPLIPINLSAFIFGMIAVGITYLVSYSGVRTSLVTMVLSGMIITGVFTAFLTILQYLSDPYKLQAIVQWTMGNLHTASWDKVHTAFLPIVGGLLATAAFRWKLNLLALGDQEAMAVGVNPRNIKFIVVGLATMITASAVASAGMISLFGLIVPHISRIIFGPNNQIGVFANMSIGGTFLLLIDNFSRAVMPFEIPVGVFTMILGAPLFIYLMRRNAVNWNA
- a CDS encoding ABC transporter substrate-binding protein, giving the protein MSKDTSLFFRSLAVIAGMLLLFNLVACNTTDAAKGASDTYNIKVIDSRGKAIQLAEPARRVVVLFEPMVDELFMLEANNRIIGIPEQVYQNESSYAFFSKLDERIARKSIAAPTFGGRANNVESIIGLGPDLAIVYEQDKETITQLEGLNIPVYAVSSKNKESIYRELRGVAMLLDKSDRAEELISFVEKDLAKMIRPAAETRKKVYYAWSKGRILSTSGKGSLMDLSIEAAGAENACPLTMESPNIGAEMLYKWNPDIIVLWNSKLEDVYRLKELESLPAVANKQVYVLSPTFNFDPHTIKFMLFAKQLRYWCYPEEGAEQLEIEIQESLDKLYNRRNREA